A single region of the Vanacampus margaritifer isolate UIUO_Vmar chromosome 13, RoL_Vmar_1.0, whole genome shotgun sequence genome encodes:
- the ushbp1 gene encoding uncharacterized protein ushbp1 isoform X9 produces the protein MEQFSLVRCDSLDTASDSDKELTTRFDHGSLYPQVEPSPAELAQCEAEVGTLLSIIAEVNKKMGSLKAPSEPGDLRPPRPASALFPDLLSHRLVRSIPEKNVTSDVKCRSSLPYRGGSSVMWTELKGALSAVEDSINCRRSWAAPITSSDRDKPKEHLRAAQDSWDKTTKVLEEMEKEYGICCPPDVARETFQEAVMEKCGDVPPSQAQLGELQRAHSISQVEEEKSKVVGHQKAWRSAICSPSYKSSGTTGPHSADRASSSFPGSPLLLRRAAGGSLSSAGDSSPLSFVTSGSPCSSPNGLETEMERLNRYLEKLKARNERLTFVLERRRAECEQMSATLKRLEDDCSAMHLALRYCEECEEAYSELLSLHDAQRQQSIPAQIVAGVDNKQQPGSPSPQNRKMGSEELSTSFTIVDVTKEMETHVQRTPELTDREVTLRQLIEKLKGNRAAVCLPKPRPHQAEARMSTDVGYTSGLRVGHKDSTKLAERKRDKTSLFHELITAREEMSDLRAVIRLKEKELRCLEWSAMARKAQEASGARVPESPQEEQQDRKTEQQRLCEIADKACSDGDVSGLRMRHILKELQALLQREQALKKRLALVYDSLNGTLPDSTLNSRDSDEHAARIAQVHSKALSSYRHIRRKYREQVWKLEQKLAAMMENQHIQSETSKALGEDSEWRREETVL, from the exons ATGGAG CAGTTCAGTTTGGTCCGATGTGACAGCCTGGACACGGCATCTGACAGTGACAAGGAGCTGACGACGCGCTTCGACCATGGGAGTCTTTACCCTCAGGTGGAGCCTTCGCCTGCGGAATTGGCTCAGTGTGAAGCTGAAGTGGGCACGTTGCTCAGCATCATCGCTGAAGTCAACAAAAAGATGGGCTCATTGAAGGCACCAAG CGAACCAGGTGATTTGAGACCACCAAGACCAGCCAGCGCTCTGTTTCCTGACCTGCTTTCACACAGGCTAGTGAGAAGCATCCCAGAGAAGAACGTCACCTCTGATGTCAAATGTAGATCTTCACTGCCTTACCGAg GGGGCAGTAGTGTCATGTGGACCGAACTCAAGGGGGCTCTGTCTGCTGTGGAGGACTCAATCAACTGCCGACGGTCCTGGGCAGCCCCCATCACATCCTCTGACCGAGACAAACCCAAAGAGCATCTGAGAGCAGCTCAGGACAGCTGGGACAAGACTACTAAA GTTTTGGAAGAGATGGAAAAGGAATATGGGATTTGTTGTCCACCGGATGTAGCAAGGGAAACATTCCAGGAGGCAGTCATGGAAAAGTGTGGTGACGTTCCTCCCTCGCAGGCTCAACTTGGAGAACTGCAGAGAGCGCACAGCATCAGCcaggtggaggaggagaagagcaAGGTG GTTGGCCACCAGAAGGCCTGGAGGTCAGCCATTTGCTCTCCTTCATACAAATCTTCAGGCACCACTGGGCCTCATAGTGCTGACCgggcctcctcctcctttccgGGTTCTCCTTTACTCCTCAGAAGAGCAGCAGGAGGCTCATTATCTTCAGCAGGTGACAGCTCTCCACTGAGTTTTGTTACCTCGGGAAGTCCTTGTTCAAGCCCCAATGGCTTGGAGACTGAGATGGAACGGCTCAACAG GTATCTTGAAAAACTCAAGGCCAGGAACGAGCGTCTGACTTTTGTTTTGGAGCGAAGGAGGGCAGAGTGTGAGCAGATGAGTGCTACGCTAAAGCGGCTTGAGGATGACTGCTCGGCCATGCACTTGGCTCTCCGATACTG TGAGGAGTGTGAAGAAGCCTACAGCGAACTCTTGTCGCTTCACGATGCTCAGAGGCAACAAAGCATCCCTGCGCAGATCGTCG CAGGAGTCGATAACAAGCAGCAGCCTGGCAGTCCATCACCTCAGAACAGGAAAATGGGAAGTGAGGAGTTGTCAACCAGCTTCACGATAGTTGATGTCACCAAGGagatggaaacacacgtacagAG AACTCCAGAGCTGACTGATCGAGAGGTTACGCTCCGTCAGCTGATTGAGAAGCTGAAAGGAAACCGTGCGGCCGTTTGCCTCCCAAAGCCACGTCCACATCAAGCAGAAGCCAGAATGAGCACAGATGTCGGTTACACTTCTGGGCTGAGAGTGGGTCACAAAGATAGCACCAAGCTCGCTGAACGCAAGAGAGATAAGACATCTTTGTTCCATGAGCTGATCACAGCCAGG GAGGAGATGTCGGATCTCCGTGCTGTGATTCGTCTGAAGGAGAAAGAGCTGAGGTGTCTGGAGTGGAGCGCGATGGCCCGAAAAGCACAGGAAGCATCTGGAGCTCGAGTTCCAGAAAGCCCCCAAGAGGAGCAGCAGGATCGTAAGACTGAACAACAG aGGCTGTGCGAGATTGCTGATAAAGCGTGCAGTGATGGTGACGTATCTGGGCTCAGGATGAGGCACATATTGAAAGAACTGCAGGCACTACTTCAGAG GGAACAAGCCCTAAAGAAGAGATTGGCCTTAGTTTATGACTCATTGAATGGAACGCTCCCAGACAGCACTTTGAACAGTAGGGACAGTGACGAACATGCAGCACGAATCGCGCAAGTGCACAG TAAGGCCTTGAGCTCATACAGACACATTCGCCGAAAGTACAGGGAGCAGGTGTGGAAGCTGGAGCAGAAGCTAGCAGCCATGATGGAGAATCAGCACATCCAGAGCGAGACGTCCAAGGCTCTTGGGGAAGATTCAGAATGGAGGAGGGAAGAGACTGTGCTGTGA
- the ushbp1 gene encoding uncharacterized protein ushbp1 isoform X4: protein MEQFSLVRCDSLDTASDSDKELTTRFDHGSLYPQVEPSPAELAQCEAEVGTLLSIIAEVNKKMGSLKAPSEPGDLRPPRPASALFPDLLSHRLVRSIPEKNVTSDVKCRSSLPYRGGSSVMWTELKGALSAVEDSINCRRSWAAPITSSDRDKPKEHLRAAQDSWDKTTKVLEEMEKEYGICCPPDVARETFQEAVMEKCGDVPPSQAQLGELQRAHSISQVEEEKSKVVGHQKAWRSAICSPSYKSSGTTGPHSADRASSSFPGSPLLLRRAAGGSLSSAGDSSPLSFVTSGSPCSSPNGLETEMERLNRYLEKLKARNERLTFVLERRRAECEQMSATLKRLEDDCSAMHLALRYWYTNKTRHAYHAYDIKIVLWFVAFPSEECEEAYSELLSLHDAQRQQSIPAQIVAGVDNKQQPGSPSPQNRKMGSEELSTSFTIVDVTKEMETHVQRTPELTDREVTLRQLIEKLKGNRAAVCLPKPRPHQAEARMSTDVGYTSGLRVGHKDSTKLAERKRDKTSLFHELITAREEMSDLRAVIRLKEKELRCLEWSAMARKAQEASGARVPESPQEEQQDRKTEQQRLCEIADKACSDGDVSGLRMRHILKELQALLQREQALKKRLALVYDSLNGTLPDSTLNSRDSDEHAARIAQVHSKALSSYRHIRRKYREQVWKLEQKLAAMMENQHIQSETSKALGEDSEWRREETVL, encoded by the exons ATGGAG CAGTTCAGTTTGGTCCGATGTGACAGCCTGGACACGGCATCTGACAGTGACAAGGAGCTGACGACGCGCTTCGACCATGGGAGTCTTTACCCTCAGGTGGAGCCTTCGCCTGCGGAATTGGCTCAGTGTGAAGCTGAAGTGGGCACGTTGCTCAGCATCATCGCTGAAGTCAACAAAAAGATGGGCTCATTGAAGGCACCAAG CGAACCAGGTGATTTGAGACCACCAAGACCAGCCAGCGCTCTGTTTCCTGACCTGCTTTCACACAGGCTAGTGAGAAGCATCCCAGAGAAGAACGTCACCTCTGATGTCAAATGTAGATCTTCACTGCCTTACCGAg GGGGCAGTAGTGTCATGTGGACCGAACTCAAGGGGGCTCTGTCTGCTGTGGAGGACTCAATCAACTGCCGACGGTCCTGGGCAGCCCCCATCACATCCTCTGACCGAGACAAACCCAAAGAGCATCTGAGAGCAGCTCAGGACAGCTGGGACAAGACTACTAAA GTTTTGGAAGAGATGGAAAAGGAATATGGGATTTGTTGTCCACCGGATGTAGCAAGGGAAACATTCCAGGAGGCAGTCATGGAAAAGTGTGGTGACGTTCCTCCCTCGCAGGCTCAACTTGGAGAACTGCAGAGAGCGCACAGCATCAGCcaggtggaggaggagaagagcaAGGTG GTTGGCCACCAGAAGGCCTGGAGGTCAGCCATTTGCTCTCCTTCATACAAATCTTCAGGCACCACTGGGCCTCATAGTGCTGACCgggcctcctcctcctttccgGGTTCTCCTTTACTCCTCAGAAGAGCAGCAGGAGGCTCATTATCTTCAGCAGGTGACAGCTCTCCACTGAGTTTTGTTACCTCGGGAAGTCCTTGTTCAAGCCCCAATGGCTTGGAGACTGAGATGGAACGGCTCAACAG GTATCTTGAAAAACTCAAGGCCAGGAACGAGCGTCTGACTTTTGTTTTGGAGCGAAGGAGGGCAGAGTGTGAGCAGATGAGTGCTACGCTAAAGCGGCTTGAGGATGACTGCTCGGCCATGCACTTGGCTCTCCGATACTGgtacacaaataaaacaaggcATGCTTATCATGCTTATGATATCAAAATTGTGCTGTGGTTTGTTGCTTTTCCCAGTGAGGAGTGTGAAGAAGCCTACAGCGAACTCTTGTCGCTTCACGATGCTCAGAGGCAACAAAGCATCCCTGCGCAGATCGTCG CAGGAGTCGATAACAAGCAGCAGCCTGGCAGTCCATCACCTCAGAACAGGAAAATGGGAAGTGAGGAGTTGTCAACCAGCTTCACGATAGTTGATGTCACCAAGGagatggaaacacacgtacagAG AACTCCAGAGCTGACTGATCGAGAGGTTACGCTCCGTCAGCTGATTGAGAAGCTGAAAGGAAACCGTGCGGCCGTTTGCCTCCCAAAGCCACGTCCACATCAAGCAGAAGCCAGAATGAGCACAGATGTCGGTTACACTTCTGGGCTGAGAGTGGGTCACAAAGATAGCACCAAGCTCGCTGAACGCAAGAGAGATAAGACATCTTTGTTCCATGAGCTGATCACAGCCAGG GAGGAGATGTCGGATCTCCGTGCTGTGATTCGTCTGAAGGAGAAAGAGCTGAGGTGTCTGGAGTGGAGCGCGATGGCCCGAAAAGCACAGGAAGCATCTGGAGCTCGAGTTCCAGAAAGCCCCCAAGAGGAGCAGCAGGATCGTAAGACTGAACAACAG aGGCTGTGCGAGATTGCTGATAAAGCGTGCAGTGATGGTGACGTATCTGGGCTCAGGATGAGGCACATATTGAAAGAACTGCAGGCACTACTTCAGAG GGAACAAGCCCTAAAGAAGAGATTGGCCTTAGTTTATGACTCATTGAATGGAACGCTCCCAGACAGCACTTTGAACAGTAGGGACAGTGACGAACATGCAGCACGAATCGCGCAAGTGCACAG TAAGGCCTTGAGCTCATACAGACACATTCGCCGAAAGTACAGGGAGCAGGTGTGGAAGCTGGAGCAGAAGCTAGCAGCCATGATGGAGAATCAGCACATCCAGAGCGAGACGTCCAAGGCTCTTGGGGAAGATTCAGAATGGAGGAGGGAAGAGACTGTGCTGTGA
- the ushbp1 gene encoding uncharacterized protein ushbp1 isoform X5, producing MEQFSLVRCDSLDTASDSDKELTTRFDHGSLYPQVEPSPAELAQCEAEVGTLLSIIAEVNKKMGSLKAPSEPGDLRPPRPASALFPDLLSHRLVRSIPEKNVTSDVKCRSSLPYRGGSSVMWTELKGALSAVEDSINCRRSWAAPITSSDRDKPKEHLRAAQDSWDKTTKVLEEMEKEYGICCPPDVARETFQEAVMEKCGDVPPSQAQLGELQRAHSISQVEEEKSKVGHQKAWRSAICSPSYKSSGTTGPHSADRASSSFPGSPLLLRRAAGGSLSSAGDSSPLSFVTSGSPCSSPNGLETEMERLNRYLEKLKARNERLTFVLERRRAECEQMSATLKRLEDDCSAMHLALRYWYTNKTRHAYHAYDIKIVLWFVAFPSEECEEAYSELLSLHDAQRQQSIPAQIVAGVDNKQQPGSPSPQNRKMGSEELSTSFTIVDVTKEMETHVQRTPELTDREVTLRQLIEKLKGNRAAVCLPKPRPHQAEARMSTDVGYTSGLRVGHKDSTKLAERKRDKTSLFHELITAREEMSDLRAVIRLKEKELRCLEWSAMARKAQEASGARVPESPQEEQQDRKTEQQRLCEIADKACSDGDVSGLRMRHILKELQALLQREQALKKRLALVYDSLNGTLPDSTLNSRDSDEHAARIAQVHSKALSSYRHIRRKYREQVWKLEQKLAAMMENQHIQSETSKALGEDSEWRREETVL from the exons ATGGAG CAGTTCAGTTTGGTCCGATGTGACAGCCTGGACACGGCATCTGACAGTGACAAGGAGCTGACGACGCGCTTCGACCATGGGAGTCTTTACCCTCAGGTGGAGCCTTCGCCTGCGGAATTGGCTCAGTGTGAAGCTGAAGTGGGCACGTTGCTCAGCATCATCGCTGAAGTCAACAAAAAGATGGGCTCATTGAAGGCACCAAG CGAACCAGGTGATTTGAGACCACCAAGACCAGCCAGCGCTCTGTTTCCTGACCTGCTTTCACACAGGCTAGTGAGAAGCATCCCAGAGAAGAACGTCACCTCTGATGTCAAATGTAGATCTTCACTGCCTTACCGAg GGGGCAGTAGTGTCATGTGGACCGAACTCAAGGGGGCTCTGTCTGCTGTGGAGGACTCAATCAACTGCCGACGGTCCTGGGCAGCCCCCATCACATCCTCTGACCGAGACAAACCCAAAGAGCATCTGAGAGCAGCTCAGGACAGCTGGGACAAGACTACTAAA GTTTTGGAAGAGATGGAAAAGGAATATGGGATTTGTTGTCCACCGGATGTAGCAAGGGAAACATTCCAGGAGGCAGTCATGGAAAAGTGTGGTGACGTTCCTCCCTCGCAGGCTCAACTTGGAGAACTGCAGAGAGCGCACAGCATCAGCcaggtggaggaggagaagagcaAG GTTGGCCACCAGAAGGCCTGGAGGTCAGCCATTTGCTCTCCTTCATACAAATCTTCAGGCACCACTGGGCCTCATAGTGCTGACCgggcctcctcctcctttccgGGTTCTCCTTTACTCCTCAGAAGAGCAGCAGGAGGCTCATTATCTTCAGCAGGTGACAGCTCTCCACTGAGTTTTGTTACCTCGGGAAGTCCTTGTTCAAGCCCCAATGGCTTGGAGACTGAGATGGAACGGCTCAACAG GTATCTTGAAAAACTCAAGGCCAGGAACGAGCGTCTGACTTTTGTTTTGGAGCGAAGGAGGGCAGAGTGTGAGCAGATGAGTGCTACGCTAAAGCGGCTTGAGGATGACTGCTCGGCCATGCACTTGGCTCTCCGATACTGgtacacaaataaaacaaggcATGCTTATCATGCTTATGATATCAAAATTGTGCTGTGGTTTGTTGCTTTTCCCAGTGAGGAGTGTGAAGAAGCCTACAGCGAACTCTTGTCGCTTCACGATGCTCAGAGGCAACAAAGCATCCCTGCGCAGATCGTCG CAGGAGTCGATAACAAGCAGCAGCCTGGCAGTCCATCACCTCAGAACAGGAAAATGGGAAGTGAGGAGTTGTCAACCAGCTTCACGATAGTTGATGTCACCAAGGagatggaaacacacgtacagAG AACTCCAGAGCTGACTGATCGAGAGGTTACGCTCCGTCAGCTGATTGAGAAGCTGAAAGGAAACCGTGCGGCCGTTTGCCTCCCAAAGCCACGTCCACATCAAGCAGAAGCCAGAATGAGCACAGATGTCGGTTACACTTCTGGGCTGAGAGTGGGTCACAAAGATAGCACCAAGCTCGCTGAACGCAAGAGAGATAAGACATCTTTGTTCCATGAGCTGATCACAGCCAGG GAGGAGATGTCGGATCTCCGTGCTGTGATTCGTCTGAAGGAGAAAGAGCTGAGGTGTCTGGAGTGGAGCGCGATGGCCCGAAAAGCACAGGAAGCATCTGGAGCTCGAGTTCCAGAAAGCCCCCAAGAGGAGCAGCAGGATCGTAAGACTGAACAACAG aGGCTGTGCGAGATTGCTGATAAAGCGTGCAGTGATGGTGACGTATCTGGGCTCAGGATGAGGCACATATTGAAAGAACTGCAGGCACTACTTCAGAG GGAACAAGCCCTAAAGAAGAGATTGGCCTTAGTTTATGACTCATTGAATGGAACGCTCCCAGACAGCACTTTGAACAGTAGGGACAGTGACGAACATGCAGCACGAATCGCGCAAGTGCACAG TAAGGCCTTGAGCTCATACAGACACATTCGCCGAAAGTACAGGGAGCAGGTGTGGAAGCTGGAGCAGAAGCTAGCAGCCATGATGGAGAATCAGCACATCCAGAGCGAGACGTCCAAGGCTCTTGGGGAAGATTCAGAATGGAGGAGGGAAGAGACTGTGCTGTGA
- the ushbp1 gene encoding uncharacterized protein ushbp1 isoform X3, which translates to MEQFSLVRCDSLDTASDSDKELTTRFDHGSLYPQVEPSPAELAQCEAEVGTLLSIIAEVNKKMGSLKAPSEPGDLRPPRPASALFPDLLSHRLVRSIPEKNVTSDVKCRSSLPYRGGSSVMWTELKGALSAVEDSINCRRSWAAPITSSDRDKPKEHLRAAQDSWDKTTKVLEEMEKEYGICCPPDVARETFQEAVMEKCGDVPPSQAQLGELQRAHSISQVEEEKSKQVGHQKAWRSAICSPSYKSSGTTGPHSADRASSSFPGSPLLLRRAAGGSLSSAGDSSPLSFVTSGSPCSSPNGLETEMERLNRYLEKLKARNERLTFVLERRRAECEQMSATLKRLEDDCSAMHLALRYWYTNKTRHAYHAYDIKIVLWFVAFPSEECEEAYSELLSLHDAQRQQSIPAQIVAGVDNKQQPGSPSPQNRKMGSEELSTSFTIVDVTKEMETHVQRTPELTDREVTLRQLIEKLKGNRAAVCLPKPRPHQAEARMSTDVGYTSGLRVGHKDSTKLAERKRDKTSLFHELITAREEMSDLRAVIRLKEKELRCLEWSAMARKAQEASGARVPESPQEEQQDRKTEQQRLCEIADKACSDGDVSGLRMRHILKELQALLQREQALKKRLALVYDSLNGTLPDSTLNSRDSDEHAARIAQVHSKALSSYRHIRRKYREQVWKLEQKLAAMMENQHIQSETSKALGEDSEWRREETVL; encoded by the exons ATGGAG CAGTTCAGTTTGGTCCGATGTGACAGCCTGGACACGGCATCTGACAGTGACAAGGAGCTGACGACGCGCTTCGACCATGGGAGTCTTTACCCTCAGGTGGAGCCTTCGCCTGCGGAATTGGCTCAGTGTGAAGCTGAAGTGGGCACGTTGCTCAGCATCATCGCTGAAGTCAACAAAAAGATGGGCTCATTGAAGGCACCAAG CGAACCAGGTGATTTGAGACCACCAAGACCAGCCAGCGCTCTGTTTCCTGACCTGCTTTCACACAGGCTAGTGAGAAGCATCCCAGAGAAGAACGTCACCTCTGATGTCAAATGTAGATCTTCACTGCCTTACCGAg GGGGCAGTAGTGTCATGTGGACCGAACTCAAGGGGGCTCTGTCTGCTGTGGAGGACTCAATCAACTGCCGACGGTCCTGGGCAGCCCCCATCACATCCTCTGACCGAGACAAACCCAAAGAGCATCTGAGAGCAGCTCAGGACAGCTGGGACAAGACTACTAAA GTTTTGGAAGAGATGGAAAAGGAATATGGGATTTGTTGTCCACCGGATGTAGCAAGGGAAACATTCCAGGAGGCAGTCATGGAAAAGTGTGGTGACGTTCCTCCCTCGCAGGCTCAACTTGGAGAACTGCAGAGAGCGCACAGCATCAGCcaggtggaggaggagaagagcaAG CAGGTTGGCCACCAGAAGGCCTGGAGGTCAGCCATTTGCTCTCCTTCATACAAATCTTCAGGCACCACTGGGCCTCATAGTGCTGACCgggcctcctcctcctttccgGGTTCTCCTTTACTCCTCAGAAGAGCAGCAGGAGGCTCATTATCTTCAGCAGGTGACAGCTCTCCACTGAGTTTTGTTACCTCGGGAAGTCCTTGTTCAAGCCCCAATGGCTTGGAGACTGAGATGGAACGGCTCAACAG GTATCTTGAAAAACTCAAGGCCAGGAACGAGCGTCTGACTTTTGTTTTGGAGCGAAGGAGGGCAGAGTGTGAGCAGATGAGTGCTACGCTAAAGCGGCTTGAGGATGACTGCTCGGCCATGCACTTGGCTCTCCGATACTGgtacacaaataaaacaaggcATGCTTATCATGCTTATGATATCAAAATTGTGCTGTGGTTTGTTGCTTTTCCCAGTGAGGAGTGTGAAGAAGCCTACAGCGAACTCTTGTCGCTTCACGATGCTCAGAGGCAACAAAGCATCCCTGCGCAGATCGTCG CAGGAGTCGATAACAAGCAGCAGCCTGGCAGTCCATCACCTCAGAACAGGAAAATGGGAAGTGAGGAGTTGTCAACCAGCTTCACGATAGTTGATGTCACCAAGGagatggaaacacacgtacagAG AACTCCAGAGCTGACTGATCGAGAGGTTACGCTCCGTCAGCTGATTGAGAAGCTGAAAGGAAACCGTGCGGCCGTTTGCCTCCCAAAGCCACGTCCACATCAAGCAGAAGCCAGAATGAGCACAGATGTCGGTTACACTTCTGGGCTGAGAGTGGGTCACAAAGATAGCACCAAGCTCGCTGAACGCAAGAGAGATAAGACATCTTTGTTCCATGAGCTGATCACAGCCAGG GAGGAGATGTCGGATCTCCGTGCTGTGATTCGTCTGAAGGAGAAAGAGCTGAGGTGTCTGGAGTGGAGCGCGATGGCCCGAAAAGCACAGGAAGCATCTGGAGCTCGAGTTCCAGAAAGCCCCCAAGAGGAGCAGCAGGATCGTAAGACTGAACAACAG aGGCTGTGCGAGATTGCTGATAAAGCGTGCAGTGATGGTGACGTATCTGGGCTCAGGATGAGGCACATATTGAAAGAACTGCAGGCACTACTTCAGAG GGAACAAGCCCTAAAGAAGAGATTGGCCTTAGTTTATGACTCATTGAATGGAACGCTCCCAGACAGCACTTTGAACAGTAGGGACAGTGACGAACATGCAGCACGAATCGCGCAAGTGCACAG TAAGGCCTTGAGCTCATACAGACACATTCGCCGAAAGTACAGGGAGCAGGTGTGGAAGCTGGAGCAGAAGCTAGCAGCCATGATGGAGAATCAGCACATCCAGAGCGAGACGTCCAAGGCTCTTGGGGAAGATTCAGAATGGAGGAGGGAAGAGACTGTGCTGTGA